One part of the Sebastes fasciatus isolate fSebFas1 chromosome 8, fSebFas1.pri, whole genome shotgun sequence genome encodes these proteins:
- the LOC141772844 gene encoding putative helicase mov-10-B.2, translated as MVRKRVSEYVLCQIGVDFFEFLKESDRASITERLELRDIYNTEFRDRNAEGRDPNFGSVLHALKVSNKIKRRGDTIRFNTTVTALFLDQWHSPRGRRPEPVQNGAASPGTEPAFSSGDQAETGVRGRRKLASLLMSNLKANRAQFISDKHGISIDSDPQFENGKLCLRVDDTHECVVNLNVENTGTEAVYFTYYTPLHWLRDFSLSDKRNVTKTNPLCLQPGDSYEIQVNFRCSFVGFYPATLAFEFKPDLQPSSAAFHIVRFIEARCITELGLELAPVAPYKPRSLPAWTPEDDCKIEEGQRPEGQSVLHLKNVIELKQYRIPQYMTQFIQSLKQSTYDKRRDVLDCPLSWENYSEKFQLLLYLEELQMEVDIKRYNIPNSSEEKHAVMIRDPNNKKLLILEVPGVSENRPSVLRGDVLLARPAGEKGVKYRGYVHSVQLESVKLGFSSKLLDRFIDGMKFHIEFTINRLTLRLQHRAAELAATFRLEKVLFPAAPADSSLQDEPPRLSLFDYKLERNPEQYLAVRHIVAGSSKPAPYLVFGPPGTGKTVTLVEAIKQIEKNQASCHILACAPSNSAADLLCQKILEHVDEHKVFRMYASSRDPQCVPRELKACSNLVGDCYEYPVKEKLMEYKIMVTTLITAGRLVTGDIPDGHFTHVFVDEAGHAVETECLVPLAGLLDAESGQVVLAGDPKQLGPILRSPFALRYDMGVSLLERMMKNFPLYQKDEEGVYSNRFVTKLLQNYRSHPAILKVPNELFYDGELQYCADEILRNSYCRWEHLKKQGFPVIFRGVTGIDEREASSPSFFNIAEVEVLMEYVRKLLPSHGKKGLGTISPKDIGIIAPYRKQVQKIRKALEKVGKELKFMDIKALKVGSVEEFQGQERRVILVSTVRSSPKYVEIDKTFNLGFVKNVKRFNVALTRAKALLIVVGNPRVLNTDTTWARFIQYCRDEGGYDGYEPVEEDEDVVMRLSALYISVDIQVETAESAVQQQLDPEWRNDL; from the exons GTCACAGCTCTTTTTCTGGACCAGTGGCATTCTCCAAGGGGCCGTCGGCCAGAGCCAGTTCAGAATGGAGCAGCCAGTCCCGGGACAGAACCGGCCTTCAGCTCCGGAGATCAGGCAGAGACGGGAGTTCGAGGCCGGAGGAAACTGGCCAGTCTTCTGATGAGCAACCTGAAGGCAAACAG GGCTCAGTTCATCTCTGACAAACATGGCATCAGCATCGACTCCGACCCTCAGTTTGAGAACGGGAAACTTTGCTTGCGTGTTGATGACACACATGAG TGCGTGGTAAATCTGAACGTGGAAAACACTGGAACAGAAGCTGTGTATTTCACCTACTACACCCCACTGCACTGGCTCAGGGACTTCAGTCTGAGCGACAAGCGCAACGTGACCAAAACGAACCCTCTGTGTTTACAACCAG GTGACAGCTATGAAATCCAGGTTAACTTCCGCTGCAGTTTCGTTGGTTTCTATCCAGCTACACTTGCCTTTGAATTCAAACCAGACCTGCAGCCCTCCTCCGCTGCGTTCCACATTGTGCGCTTCATTGAGGCCCGGTGTATAACTGAGTTAGGACTGGAGCTGGCACCTGTTGCCCCCTACAAACCCCGCTCCCTCCCTGCCTGGACCCCTGAAGACGATTGCAAAATTGAGGAAGGACAGCGACCTGAAGG GCAGTCAGTGTTGCATCTGAAAAATGTGATTGAGCTAAAACAGTATCGCATACCACAATACATGACCCAGTTCATCCAGTCACTGAAGCAGTCAACTTATGATAAAAG GAGGGATGTGCTGGACTGTCCCCTGAGCTGGGAGAACTACTCTGAGAagtttcagctgctgctgtatCTGGAGGAGCTTCAGATGGAGGTGGACATCAAGAGATACAACATCCCCAACAGCAGTGAGGAAAAACATGCCGTCATGATCAGAGACCCGAATAACAAGAAACTTCTCATTCTGGAG GTACCTGGTGTGTCTGAGAACCGCCCGTCTGTGCTACGAGGGGATGTGCTGCTGGCGCGTCCTGCAGGAGAAAAAGGGGTGAAGTACCGCGGCTACGTCCACAGCGTGCAGCTGGAAAGCGTCAAACTCGGCTTCAGCTCAAA ATTGCTGGATCGTTTTATAGATGGCATGAAGTTCCATATTGAGTTCACTATCAACCGCCTGACTCTGCGCCTTCAGCACCGAGCAGCAGAGCTGGCAGCTACATTCAGACTGGAAAAGGTGTTGTTCCCTGCTGCACCTGCCGACTCCTCTCTGCAGGATGAGCCTCCCCGTCTCAG TCTGTTTGACTACAAGCTGGAGAGAAACCCAGAGCAGTATCTGGCTGTGCGACACATTGTTGCTGGCTCATCCAAACCTGCCCCTTACCTGGTGTTTGGCCCACCTGGAACAG GCAAAACTGTGACTCTGGTTGAGGCCATCAAGCAGATTGAGAAGAACCAAGCCTCATGCCACATCCTGGCCTGCGCTCCCTCCAACAGCGCTGCTGATCTGCTCTGCCAGAAGATTCTGGAACACGTGGACGAACACAAAGTGTTCCGCATGTACGCCAGCAGCCGAGACCCACAATGTGTCCCTCGTGAACTAAAG GCATGCTCTAACCTGGTAGGGGACTGTTACGAATATCCTGTTAAAGAGAAGCTGATGGAGTATAAGATCATGGTCACCACCCTGATTACCGCTGGAAG GCTGGTCACAGGAGACATTCCTGATGGTCATTTCACTCATGTGTTTGTGGACGAGGCAGGACACGCTGTGGAGACCGAATGTTTAGTTCCACTGGCag GACTGCTCGATGCAGAGTCGGGTCAGGTTGTTCTGGCTGGAGACCCCAAGCAGCTCGGGCCCATTCTCAGATCCCCTTTTGCGCTGAGATACGACATGG GAGTGTCCCTCTTGGAGCGCATGATGAAGAATTTCCCTCTGTACCAGAAGGACGAGGAGGGCGTGTACAGCAATCGCTTTGTCACCAAACTGCTGCAAAACTACAG GTCCCACCCTGCCATTCTGAAGGTTCCCAACGAGCTCTTCTATGATGGAGAGCTGCAGTACTGCGCAGATGAAATTTTGCGCAACTCCTACTGCAGATGGGAACACCTCAAGAAGCAG GGCTTCCCGGTGATCTTCCGGGGCGTGACCGGTATTGACGAACGTGAGGCCAGCAGTCCTTCATTCTTCAACATAGCAGAGGTGGAGGTGCTGATGGAGTATGTGAGGAAGCTGCTGCCGTCACATGGCAAGAAGGGCCTGGGTACCATCTCCCCCAAAGACATAGGCATCatcgccccctacaggaaacag GTGCAGAAAATCCGCAAGGCCCTGGAAAAAGTTGGGAAAGAACTTAAATTTATGGACATTAAGGCCCTAAAG gttggTTCGGTGGAGGAATTCCAAGGTCAGGAGAGGAGAGTTATCTTGGTGTCTACAGTTCGGAGCAGCCCCAAATACGTAGAGATAGACAAAACGTTCAACCTCGGCTTTGTCAAGAACGTGAAG AGATTCAACGTGGCTTTGACTCGAGCGAAAGCCCTGCTGATCGTGGTGGGAAACCCCAGAGTGCTGAACACAGATACTACCTGGGCCCG CTTCATCCAGTACTGTCGAGATGAAGGAGGCTACGACGGCTATGAGCCTGTAGAGGAGGACGAAGACGTGGTGATGAGACTCTCTGCCCTCTACATCAGCGTCGATATTCAAG TGGAGACCGCAGAGAGCGCCGTCCAGCAGCAACTGGACCCCGAGTGGAGGAACGACCTGTGA